A genomic region of Desulfosarcina ovata subsp. ovata contains the following coding sequences:
- the mobB gene encoding molybdopterin-guanine dinucleotide biosynthesis protein B produces the protein MPPVLSIVGKSESGKTTLLEKLIPVLKRRGLRIGIVKHAHHGFDMDRKGKDSHRHRQAGADAVMIASPGQIAMIKDVPSESLNDLVPFFSDMDLLISEGFKRDRAPKIEIFRPERHRQPACLDDENLMAMICDTPMAVGVPQFSTSDVEAIADFIIDRFLPGR, from the coding sequence TTGCCGCCAGTTCTTTCCATCGTGGGCAAGTCGGAATCCGGCAAAACCACACTTCTCGAAAAACTCATTCCTGTTCTGAAACGCCGGGGGTTGCGCATCGGCATCGTCAAGCATGCCCACCACGGCTTCGATATGGATCGCAAGGGCAAGGACAGCCACCGGCACCGGCAAGCCGGGGCCGACGCAGTGATGATCGCCTCACCCGGGCAGATTGCCATGATCAAGGATGTTCCTAGTGAATCGCTAAATGATCTGGTTCCGTTCTTCAGTGATATGGACTTATTGATATCGGAGGGATTCAAACGGGACCGGGCACCCAAAATTGAGATATTCAGACCCGAACGGCATCGACAGCCCGCCTGCCTTGACGATGAAAACCTGATGGCCATGATCTGCGACACGCCCATGGCGGTTGGCGTCCCTCAATTTTCGACATCCGACGTCGAGGCCATCGCCGACTTCATCATCGATCGGTTTCTGCCGGGCCGGTAG
- a CDS encoding type I polyketide synthase — MTHRNSPAAIAVIGLACRYPDAPTPRKLWENVLARRRQFRRLPDCRLPLADYFDADKTVADKTYGRQAALIDGFDFDWAGRRIPLSTVRTTDIVHWLALETSLSAVADAGYSRETLPGERTGVIIGNTLTGEQTRANTMRLRWPFVRRTLYRAAQAQGMDDGQLRQLTRALKQRYLAVFPPVDEDTLAGGLSNTIAGRICNYLNLLGGGFTIDGACSSSLLAVANAASRMMNGDLDLAIVGGVDISLDPFELVGFAKTGALSDGDMTVYDRGGKGFIPGEGCGFIVLKPLADARRDGNPVYAVIHGWGISSDGGGSGITAPNATGQALALERAYLHAPHGFKDLDFVEGHGTGTTVGDRTELESIARLLGRTPVPRGQLRPCGITSLKSIIGHAKAASGIGGLIKAVMAVNRRVVPATAACSDPHQAFDGAARRLYPIRQGRTEDSAKRLTAGVSSMGFGGINCHITLVSGDAPDDRLKPPLSEKALLAHAQDSEIFMLGADSQAAMAAQIIDLEKMADGISIAELADLSAHLSRRLPDAAVIRAALLAGHPDELAARLNQLKDALDQAVPRSADATCTAVTPDIWLGWGSNTPRIGFLFPGQGAQQLNMGRILTQRYPWAQALVRQADQITSDLLGIPVSGLVFRDPDRAPGPEERDRWLAALSRTENAQPAICLASMLWLAFFKQLGVRPHVVGGHSLGELTACYAVGGLDAGTLLEFATRRGQAMTTREDARGAMVSLRCDASAASELISAVDGYVTLANLNSPHQTVLSGDLKAVETVARIAQERGINARLLPVSGAFHSRLCDDAARQVAAMTFLDSPLGTVDCRILSSTDGEPLPLQRPLSEHFAQQILSQVDFIRMTRNMASSCDLMVELGPGRILTGLVRDILGSDSLPCLPVEGVAGGAGDVNRTLAALFAHGVSLNWELLFENRLIRSFVPAAQKRFVVNPLEGLGVAGGPDEAPDRRIPDGIQAVLADAFNGVPDGLVSRYLESRGAFLNRLVQADLEFWNPTATSSGETAGVRGKTADTAAKTILFRLVAEVTGFAAESLSAESRLLDDLNLDSIKAGDLIARFARDCGITFPDPALLANAALGELIDAAGRLRGDAQPGDDGPPDDTDALGRRLLGMVAEVTGFPIERLDLSMRLLDDLNLDSIKAADLVARLASEVDLTGRVDAQALANASLAHVVETITGTLNAVAEPAPAPHAPTLPTAPDALTILLRQAARITGFAGDSLNLDRPVDQELAVGPDKLKTLIERTAGELAIDAHLDLEPLFQRSLSQIGEILNRMVAQQQPVGAAAPAAAPGQPSWVRNYVMELVDAPYPPFSENWRKRSENDWQKARVLILSSPDTAELADVLAQNLFYRGAATQTLAFDDDETPTALQNAVFSHLVALLPKNGHRENDRAALLDRMIRMRASLTTVPPAANAPRRTTSVTWVQFGGGVFGRDPRFARLDRGAAMALGASLHLERPDLKVRVVDVCPALDAEVIAWETIAEILTQESFAAVGYDLDRTRRILVPRQVQPVDFKRRGISWSGDDVILATGGGKGITAACALAVARETGVRMALVGRTPHPGQAESTPGTREIADILERYADLGLVAEYFACDMGDRDAVDDMLGKVTDRLGPVTGIIHGAGLNRPRLTGQVKPEQAFAETAPKVLGILHLLDALEATPPKLIMAMGSIIGITGMPGNGWYGFSNEAMDLALRSFVDDHPQTETVNVAYSIWRDEGMGARMGSVTALREKGIDAIPTDEGVSRFLKLFTHDPGHRQVVVSARMGGLDTWHRDLPDDPHGLRFLERRIHLTPGVEAAFSAHLSLESDPYLKDHHFQGSYLFPTVFGLEAMTQATGYLCGLSALSRVQFRDVRLSRPITVDPESGTEIIVRAILAEKDADGLQVVQAGIMKPGTGVQTDFFSATLILDPPAEAPRIDWPALPSPLPLVPATDLYRPSLLFQGVRFQGIQTVREIREEGEDAGQTLFTTRVRTPSERSAAAFAPGLANDLSLGDAFFTDTLLQSAALLVPQDVSLPISIGRLDLFPAFFTAKAPATVRTQLIKREAQDLVFRVTAIDEHGGVMALLDDYRLRILTHHPEYPLVADLVSPEARDRRLLEEVVADACQHFSVGVPCLILACVPGLHDRSKVVRQEMEIPILNQTISAAAEQVGLDAPSSGIRWQENGRPVVADVERTVLDISLSHEDRYLLCIGGPGPVGCDLAAITKRDREGWAGLLGSGRSVLLDRLMADGDALDRAGTRIWAAAEVCTKCGCPPGAPLSVVDRKGDAVLFAADESIRILTLVIRLTWGAPQIVAFTVGGEVVPRVPEFLLTADYPGYEPLYETRPFEMIEGGPQGQLVFVQRLPVTFQPSANLSRTIYFSNFIKWMGNTREASAWPVLARMSEQFASGRWGGVTNYGHLKILGEGGTSDQVEILMWVSDNSGPENSTMTLSYDFRRMLRGGGYQRLAFCRLQTTWVEILGPGVARVAPYPPYYGQFIEDMCPRFDAPDTPEPMEESLAHLFDSEGDRLVYEAPAGPVVLPIVREQTFETSLAHANLVGNIYYANYYEWQGQIRDRFFYELIPDYFHGIGERGELLALESRVDHLREAMPFDRLVLTLAVKTLRTCSVTFHVDYFRLEPDGSRIKIAYGMHRAVWVKRDHQGRAMAAPFPERVRVAFDAAIRQASGR; from the coding sequence ATGACGCACCGGAATTCGCCTGCGGCAATTGCTGTGATTGGACTGGCATGTCGATATCCTGACGCGCCGACACCACGCAAGCTCTGGGAGAATGTCCTTGCCCGGCGGCGCCAGTTTCGGCGACTGCCCGACTGCCGCTTGCCACTGGCTGATTATTTTGATGCCGACAAAACCGTTGCCGATAAGACCTATGGCCGTCAGGCCGCGTTAATTGACGGTTTCGACTTTGATTGGGCCGGGCGGCGAATTCCCCTTTCCACCGTACGCACCACCGACATCGTGCACTGGCTGGCCCTGGAAACCAGCCTCTCCGCGGTTGCCGATGCCGGATACAGCCGGGAAACCCTGCCGGGTGAGCGCACCGGTGTGATCATCGGCAACACCCTGACCGGGGAACAGACCCGGGCCAATACCATGCGCTTGCGCTGGCCGTTCGTCCGCCGGACCCTATACCGTGCCGCCCAGGCCCAGGGAATGGACGACGGGCAGCTCCGTCAGTTGACCCGGGCACTGAAACAACGTTATCTGGCGGTTTTTCCGCCAGTGGATGAGGACACCCTCGCCGGGGGGCTGTCCAACACCATTGCCGGAAGAATTTGCAACTACCTCAACCTATTAGGTGGTGGGTTCACCATCGACGGCGCCTGTTCCTCATCCCTTCTCGCCGTAGCCAATGCCGCTTCGCGGATGATGAATGGCGATCTTGACCTGGCCATTGTCGGTGGCGTGGATATCAGCCTGGATCCATTCGAGTTGGTCGGGTTTGCCAAAACCGGGGCGCTCAGCGATGGCGATATGACGGTCTACGATCGTGGCGGCAAGGGGTTTATCCCCGGTGAGGGGTGCGGATTCATAGTGCTCAAACCCCTTGCCGACGCCCGGCGGGACGGAAATCCGGTGTATGCCGTGATTCATGGGTGGGGGATTTCATCCGATGGTGGGGGCTCCGGAATCACGGCCCCCAATGCCACCGGTCAGGCCCTGGCCCTGGAACGGGCGTACCTGCATGCGCCTCACGGGTTCAAAGATCTGGATTTTGTCGAAGGCCATGGTACCGGCACCACGGTGGGGGACCGGACCGAACTGGAATCCATTGCCCGGTTGCTCGGCCGGACGCCGGTGCCGCGCGGTCAGCTGCGTCCCTGTGGAATCACTTCGCTCAAATCAATTATCGGTCACGCCAAGGCCGCGTCGGGCATCGGCGGTCTGATCAAAGCGGTCATGGCGGTCAACCGACGGGTGGTCCCGGCCACGGCTGCCTGCAGCGACCCGCATCAGGCATTCGACGGGGCCGCCAGGCGGCTCTATCCCATCCGCCAGGGACGAACCGAAGACAGCGCCAAACGGTTGACAGCCGGCGTTTCTTCCATGGGATTCGGGGGGATCAACTGTCACATTACCCTGGTCTCCGGCGACGCGCCCGACGATCGCCTCAAACCGCCCCTTTCTGAAAAAGCCCTCCTGGCCCATGCCCAGGATAGTGAAATCTTCATGCTGGGGGCCGACAGCCAGGCCGCTATGGCCGCGCAGATCATCGATCTGGAGAAAATGGCCGATGGCATCAGCATTGCCGAACTGGCCGATCTGTCCGCCCATCTGAGCCGGCGGCTGCCCGACGCAGCGGTCATCCGGGCGGCCCTTCTGGCGGGTCACCCCGATGAGTTGGCGGCCCGGTTGAATCAGTTGAAAGACGCGCTTGATCAGGCAGTGCCCCGCAGCGCTGACGCCACCTGCACGGCCGTGACCCCTGACATCTGGCTGGGATGGGGAAGCAACACACCGCGGATCGGTTTTCTTTTTCCCGGGCAGGGCGCCCAGCAGCTCAACATGGGGCGCATACTTACCCAGCGCTACCCATGGGCCCAGGCACTGGTCCGGCAGGCCGATCAGATTACCAGCGACCTTCTGGGCATTCCGGTTAGCGGACTGGTTTTCCGAGACCCGGATCGTGCGCCCGGACCGGAAGAGCGGGACCGCTGGCTTGCCGCGCTTTCCCGAACGGAAAACGCCCAGCCGGCCATCTGCCTGGCATCGATGCTGTGGCTGGCTTTCTTCAAGCAGCTGGGCGTTCGTCCCCACGTGGTCGGTGGCCACAGCCTGGGTGAACTCACGGCCTGTTATGCCGTTGGGGGCCTTGATGCGGGGACCCTGCTTGAATTTGCCACCCGTCGCGGTCAGGCCATGACGACGCGGGAAGATGCCCGGGGGGCCATGGTCAGCCTGCGCTGTGATGCGTCCGCCGCCAGCGAATTGATCTCCGCAGTGGACGGGTATGTCACCCTGGCCAATCTTAACAGCCCGCACCAGACCGTGCTTTCCGGTGATTTGAAGGCGGTCGAAACCGTGGCCCGGATTGCCCAGGAACGTGGCATCAATGCCCGGTTGCTGCCGGTTTCCGGTGCCTTTCACAGCCGATTATGTGACGACGCGGCCCGTCAGGTGGCGGCCATGACCTTTCTCGATTCACCCCTAGGGACAGTCGATTGCCGGATTCTGTCCAGCACCGATGGCGAGCCGCTGCCATTGCAGCGCCCCTTGAGTGAGCACTTTGCCCAGCAGATTTTGTCCCAGGTGGATTTTATCCGCATGACCCGCAACATGGCCTCCTCGTGCGATCTGATGGTCGAGTTGGGCCCGGGCCGCATTCTTACCGGCCTGGTTCGGGATATCCTGGGCAGCGACAGCCTGCCGTGCCTGCCGGTGGAAGGTGTTGCCGGCGGTGCCGGCGACGTGAATCGGACCCTGGCGGCGCTGTTTGCCCACGGGGTTTCGCTCAACTGGGAGCTGCTTTTCGAAAACCGGCTGATCCGGTCCTTTGTGCCGGCGGCGCAGAAACGCTTCGTGGTCAACCCCCTGGAGGGGCTTGGCGTTGCCGGCGGCCCGGATGAGGCGCCTGATCGCAGGATTCCCGATGGCATTCAGGCGGTCCTGGCCGACGCGTTCAACGGTGTGCCGGATGGCCTGGTGAGCCGTTATCTGGAGAGCCGGGGGGCCTTTCTCAACCGGTTGGTGCAGGCTGACCTGGAGTTCTGGAACCCGACGGCTACGTCTTCCGGCGAGACTGCCGGCGTGCGTGGAAAAACCGCCGATACGGCGGCGAAGACGATTCTATTCCGGCTGGTGGCCGAGGTGACCGGGTTTGCCGCCGAGAGCCTGTCTGCCGAATCGCGGCTTCTGGACGACCTTAACCTGGATTCCATCAAGGCTGGCGACCTGATTGCCCGTTTTGCCAGGGATTGTGGCATCACTTTCCCCGATCCGGCCCTGCTGGCCAATGCGGCCCTGGGCGAACTGATCGATGCCGCCGGGCGGCTGCGTGGCGATGCTCAGCCGGGTGATGACGGTCCACCCGATGACACCGACGCCCTGGGCCGGCGTTTGCTGGGCATGGTGGCCGAGGTGACCGGGTTCCCGATTGAGCGCCTGGACCTTTCCATGCGGCTTCTGGATGATTTGAATCTGGATTCCATCAAAGCGGCGGATCTGGTTGCCCGACTGGCCAGCGAAGTGGACCTCACCGGCCGGGTCGATGCGCAGGCCCTGGCCAACGCCAGCCTGGCCCATGTGGTGGAGACGATTACCGGGACCCTGAACGCCGTCGCGGAACCGGCGCCCGCACCGCATGCACCGACCTTACCGACCGCACCGGATGCCTTGACCATCCTGCTGCGCCAGGCGGCCCGGATCACCGGCTTTGCCGGCGACTCCCTGAATCTGGACCGGCCCGTGGACCAGGAACTGGCCGTGGGGCCGGACAAACTCAAAACCCTGATCGAACGGACTGCGGGGGAACTGGCGATCGATGCCCACCTGGATCTCGAACCGCTTTTCCAGCGCAGTCTGAGCCAGATCGGTGAGATTCTCAACCGGATGGTTGCGCAACAGCAACCCGTGGGCGCCGCTGCCCCGGCGGCCGCTCCCGGTCAACCCAGCTGGGTACGCAACTATGTGATGGAACTGGTTGACGCGCCCTATCCGCCGTTTTCCGAGAACTGGCGAAAACGGTCGGAGAACGACTGGCAGAAGGCTCGTGTTCTGATTCTCAGCAGTCCCGACACTGCCGAACTGGCCGACGTGCTGGCCCAAAACCTGTTCTATCGCGGTGCCGCCACCCAGACCCTCGCTTTTGATGATGATGAGACTCCGACCGCTTTGCAGAATGCGGTGTTTTCCCATCTGGTGGCCCTGCTGCCCAAAAATGGTCATCGGGAAAACGATCGCGCGGCGTTGCTCGATCGCATGATCCGCATGCGTGCCAGCCTCACCACCGTGCCGCCGGCGGCCAATGCTCCGCGTCGAACCACGTCCGTGACCTGGGTGCAGTTCGGCGGTGGTGTTTTTGGCCGGGACCCGCGGTTTGCCAGGCTGGACCGTGGCGCGGCCATGGCCCTGGGGGCCAGTCTGCACCTGGAACGGCCCGATCTGAAGGTTCGTGTCGTGGATGTCTGCCCGGCCCTGGATGCCGAGGTGATCGCCTGGGAAACCATCGCCGAGATCCTTACCCAGGAGAGCTTTGCCGCCGTGGGCTATGATCTGGACCGGACGCGCCGGATACTGGTGCCGCGGCAGGTACAGCCAGTGGATTTCAAACGGCGCGGCATCAGCTGGTCAGGGGACGATGTGATCCTGGCGACCGGGGGGGGCAAGGGCATTACGGCTGCCTGTGCCCTGGCCGTGGCCCGGGAGACCGGTGTGCGCATGGCCCTGGTGGGCCGCACCCCGCATCCCGGCCAGGCGGAAAGCACCCCCGGTACCCGGGAGATTGCCGACATCCTGGAGCGATATGCCGATCTGGGGCTGGTTGCTGAGTATTTTGCCTGTGACATGGGCGACCGGGATGCTGTGGATGACATGCTTGGCAAGGTGACCGACCGCCTGGGACCGGTGACCGGGATCATTCACGGTGCCGGCCTCAACCGTCCCCGGCTCACCGGGCAGGTCAAGCCGGAACAGGCCTTTGCCGAAACCGCACCCAAGGTTCTGGGTATTCTGCATTTGCTGGATGCCCTGGAAGCCACACCGCCCAAGCTGATCATGGCCATGGGGTCCATCATCGGCATTACCGGCATGCCTGGCAACGGCTGGTATGGTTTCTCCAACGAGGCAATGGACCTTGCCCTGCGCAGCTTCGTTGACGACCATCCGCAGACCGAGACGGTCAACGTGGCCTACAGCATCTGGCGCGACGAAGGGATGGGGGCCCGCATGGGCAGCGTGACGGCCCTTCGGGAGAAAGGCATTGACGCGATTCCCACCGATGAAGGGGTCAGCCGGTTTCTGAAGCTTTTCACCCACGATCCCGGTCACCGGCAGGTCGTGGTGAGCGCCCGCATGGGGGGGCTGGATACCTGGCACCGGGATCTTCCCGACGATCCCCACGGGCTGCGTTTTCTGGAGCGGCGCATCCACCTGACACCCGGTGTGGAGGCGGCTTTTTCCGCGCACCTTTCCCTGGAATCCGATCCCTATCTCAAGGACCATCATTTTCAGGGGTCCTACCTTTTCCCGACGGTTTTCGGCCTCGAGGCCATGACCCAGGCCACTGGCTATTTGTGTGGCCTGAGTGCGCTTTCGCGGGTGCAGTTCCGTGATGTCCGGCTTTCAAGACCCATTACCGTTGATCCGGAAAGCGGTACCGAAATTATTGTACGGGCGATTCTGGCAGAAAAGGATGCCGACGGATTGCAGGTGGTACAGGCCGGTATCATGAAGCCGGGAACCGGTGTGCAGACCGATTTTTTTTCGGCGACCCTGATCCTGGATCCTCCGGCGGAGGCGCCCCGGATCGATTGGCCGGCATTGCCGTCGCCCCTGCCGCTGGTTCCGGCGACCGATCTTTACCGACCGAGCCTGCTTTTTCAGGGGGTCCGCTTCCAGGGCATCCAGACCGTCCGGGAGATCCGTGAAGAGGGCGAAGACGCCGGTCAGACCCTCTTCACCACCCGGGTGAGAACGCCGTCAGAGCGGTCCGCGGCCGCCTTCGCGCCCGGACTCGCGAACGACCTCAGCCTGGGAGACGCCTTTTTTACCGATACCCTGCTGCAAAGCGCCGCCCTTCTGGTTCCCCAGGATGTCAGCCTGCCAATTTCAATCGGCCGCCTGGACCTTTTTCCCGCTTTTTTCACGGCTAAGGCGCCGGCAACGGTCCGGACGCAGCTGATCAAACGCGAGGCCCAGGACCTGGTGTTCCGGGTGACCGCCATTGATGAACACGGTGGGGTGATGGCGCTGCTTGACGACTACCGGCTGCGGATCCTCACCCACCATCCGGAATACCCGTTGGTGGCCGACCTGGTCTCTCCCGAAGCGCGCGACCGCCGTTTGCTGGAAGAGGTGGTTGCCGATGCCTGCCAGCATTTTTCAGTCGGGGTCCCATGCCTGATCCTGGCCTGTGTTCCCGGACTTCACGACCGGTCCAAAGTGGTTCGCCAGGAGATGGAAATCCCGATTTTGAATCAGACCATTTCGGCGGCTGCCGAACAGGTCGGCCTTGACGCGCCATCCTCCGGCATCCGATGGCAGGAAAATGGCCGACCCGTGGTTGCCGATGTGGAGCGCACGGTTCTGGATATTTCCCTTTCCCATGAGGACCGTTACCTGCTTTGTATCGGCGGTCCCGGTCCGGTGGGCTGTGACCTGGCCGCCATTACCAAAAGGGACCGGGAGGGCTGGGCCGGCCTGCTGGGAAGCGGCCGTTCGGTGCTGCTGGACCGGTTGATGGCCGACGGTGACGCCTTGGACCGGGCCGGCACGCGCATCTGGGCCGCAGCGGAGGTTTGCACCAAGTGCGGCTGCCCGCCCGGCGCACCCCTCAGCGTGGTCGACCGTAAGGGCGACGCGGTGCTTTTTGCGGCCGATGAATCGATACGGATTCTGACCCTGGTCATCCGCCTGACCTGGGGTGCGCCGCAGATCGTGGCTTTTACGGTAGGCGGCGAGGTGGTGCCGCGGGTGCCGGAATTCCTGCTCACCGCGGACTATCCGGGGTACGAACCGCTTTACGAGACCCGGCCTTTCGAGATGATCGAAGGCGGGCCCCAGGGGCAGCTGGTTTTCGTCCAGCGGCTGCCGGTGACTTTCCAGCCCAGCGCCAACCTGAGCCGGACGATTTACTTCTCAAATTTCATCAAATGGATGGGCAACACCCGCGAGGCATCGGCCTGGCCGGTACTGGCGCGCATGTCCGAGCAGTTCGCCAGCGGCCGCTGGGGTGGGGTGACCAACTACGGCCACCTGAAAATCCTCGGCGAGGGCGGCACCAGCGACCAGGTTGAAATTCTCATGTGGGTGAGTGACAACAGCGGGCCGGAAAACTCCACCATGACCCTCTCCTACGACTTCCGCCGCATGCTGCGGGGCGGCGGATACCAGCGCCTGGCCTTCTGCCGCCTGCAGACCACCTGGGTCGAGATCCTGGGGCCCGGCGTGGCCCGGGTGGCCCCCTATCCGCCCTACTACGGCCAGTTCATCGAGGATATGTGCCCACGTTTCGACGCGCCGGATACGCCCGAACCCATGGAAGAGTCACTGGCCCATCTGTTTGACAGCGAAGGGGATCGTCTGGTTTACGAGGCCCCCGCCGGACCGGTGGTGCTGCCCATCGTGCGCGAGCAGACATTTGAAACCAGCCTGGCCCATGCCAACCTGGTGGGCAACATCTACTACGCCAACTACTACGAGTGGCAGGGGCAGATCCGCGACCGCTTCTTCTACGAGCTGATTCCCGACTACTTTCACGGCATCGGGGAACGGGGAGAACTGCTGGCCCTGGAGAGCCGTGTGGACCACCTGCGCGAGGCCATGCCTTTCGACCGCCTGGTGCTGACCCTGGCGGTCAAGACACTTCGTACCTGCAGTGTGACCTTTCATGTGGATTACTTCCGCCTGGAGCCCGACGGCAGCCGGATCAAAATCGCCTATGGCATGCACCGCGCCGTGTGGGTGAAGCGGGATCACCAGGGCCGGGCCATGGCGGCGCCGTTTCCCGAACGGGTGCGTGTGGCTTTTGATGCGGCGATCCGGCAGGCGTCCGGACGGTAG